A single genomic interval of Adhaeribacter pallidiroseus harbors:
- a CDS encoding Hint domain-containing protein: MRKIFLSFALIGNMYVAHAQSNGTSRPLTMAEYQKAKTFAVKDLDNDTYVKIENAYILDRYEGRKPYFITGDDGLKKRMDLYRLVSKEGMQELGTLVFYTNEKGKLYKALLPNFTTDGKVWENYFEDIHAIDKEEKNFVLKLSYVLSKELAFQQYKALNQGKDLKAESATYGNDICFPGDQLVAMANGQQKLLKEVKAGDQVLTIDPATKKSTTVLVKELVSHEAKNYAITRLLVASASEKTSKLGKEVSLSSKVLEATPNHPMQTREGKRKMGEINLGEEVLCYNSKTGKYEPFTVLNKAEYAGGVQKVYNIEAAAGTTFMMNDVMVLQK, from the coding sequence ATGCGTAAAATATTCTTATCGTTTGCACTCATTGGTAACATGTACGTGGCGCACGCCCAAAGCAACGGCACATCGCGGCCTTTAACCATGGCCGAATACCAGAAAGCCAAAACTTTTGCGGTAAAAGATTTAGATAACGATACCTACGTTAAAATTGAAAACGCTTATATCCTGGACCGGTACGAAGGCCGCAAACCCTACTTTATTACCGGCGACGATGGCCTGAAAAAACGCATGGATCTGTACCGCTTGGTAAGCAAAGAAGGCATGCAGGAACTCGGTACCCTGGTATTTTACACCAACGAAAAAGGCAAATTATACAAAGCTCTGTTGCCTAACTTCACTACCGATGGCAAGGTGTGGGAAAACTATTTCGAAGATATTCACGCCATTGATAAAGAAGAAAAAAATTTTGTGCTGAAGCTGTCTTACGTGTTGTCGAAAGAACTGGCGTTTCAGCAATACAAAGCTTTAAACCAGGGCAAAGATTTAAAAGCGGAATCGGCTACCTACGGCAATGATATCTGCTTCCCCGGCGACCAGTTGGTAGCCATGGCCAACGGCCAGCAAAAATTATTGAAAGAAGTAAAAGCCGGCGATCAGGTTTTAACCATTGACCCGGCTACTAAAAAATCAACGACGGTACTGGTAAAAGAACTGGTGTCGCACGAAGCTAAAAACTACGCCATCACCCGTTTACTGGTAGCCAGCGCTTCCGAAAAAACGAGTAAACTGGGCAAAGAGGTAAGCTTAAGCAGCAAAGTGCTGGAAGCTACTCCAAATCACCCGATGCAAACCCGCGAAGGAAAACGCAAAATGGGCGAAATAAACCTGGGGGAAGAAGTATTGTGCTACAACAGCAAAACCGGCAAATACGAACCATTCACGGTATTAAACAAAGCCGAATACGCGGGTGGCGTGCAAAAAGTATACAACATTGAAGCTGCCGCCGGTACTACCTTCATGATGAACGACGTAATGGTATTGCAGAAGTAA
- a CDS encoding pyridoxal phosphate-dependent aminotransferase: protein MYICNPNNPTGTVVDSGKLRAFCERVSKKVPVFIDEAYIDYLPDPKAASMMDCVNKGQNVIIARTFSKLYGFAGLRVGYIIAQPEVVKELSKYAAGGMSISAPSVQAALAAYQDKAFLQDALKKTMASKNFLYDVLKKEGYEYIPSSSNFVMFPLKMEGEKFVAELMKRGVGVRNWKFNNQEWCRISIGRMEEMQAFADAFRQIS, encoded by the coding sequence ATGTACATCTGTAACCCGAATAACCCTACCGGTACTGTAGTAGATTCGGGTAAGCTCCGGGCTTTCTGCGAAAGAGTTTCTAAAAAAGTGCCTGTATTTATTGATGAGGCCTACATTGATTATTTACCAGACCCCAAAGCCGCTTCGATGATGGACTGCGTGAATAAAGGACAAAACGTAATTATTGCCCGTACTTTCTCGAAACTTTATGGCTTTGCCGGCTTGCGCGTAGGGTACATTATTGCCCAGCCCGAGGTAGTAAAAGAATTAAGCAAATATGCCGCCGGTGGCATGAGCATTTCGGCTCCTTCGGTACAAGCTGCTTTAGCTGCTTATCAGGATAAAGCCTTTTTGCAGGATGCTTTAAAGAAAACCATGGCTTCTAAAAACTTTTTGTACGATGTACTGAAGAAAGAAGGCTACGAATACATTCCGTCGTCGAGTAACTTCGTGATGTTCCCCCTAAAAATGGAAGGCGAAAAGTTTGTCGCCGAATTAATGAAACGCGGTGTAGGCGTACGTAACTGGAAGTTTAATAACCAGGAGTGGTGCCGCATCAGCATTGGCCGCATGGAAGAAATGCAGGCGTTTGCCGATGCCTTCCGCCAGATATCTTAA
- a CDS encoding aminotransferase class I/II-fold pyridoxal phosphate-dependent enzyme, whose product MEKSMNRRNWLKSSAFLAGGITFFSGSINQLVAKPVARTLEKKVTEESIILGAPAELKARLNANENPFGPSEKAKKAAMDALNTSYQYPMKYTRELAQKIADYEGVKLENVLMDAGSGPLLLAAAMYYSKKEGSNIVSGDPTYASLPRDASDFNTTWNKVPLTADYKLDLDAMEKR is encoded by the coding sequence ATGGAAAAATCAATGAACAGACGTAACTGGCTCAAGTCCAGTGCTTTTTTAGCTGGAGGAATTACTTTCTTTTCCGGCTCAATCAATCAGCTGGTAGCTAAGCCGGTTGCCCGTACCCTCGAGAAGAAAGTTACGGAAGAAAGTATTATTCTGGGTGCTCCGGCCGAACTAAAAGCTCGCCTGAATGCCAACGAAAATCCTTTCGGACCTTCGGAAAAGGCTAAAAAAGCCGCCATGGATGCCCTGAACACCAGCTACCAATACCCCATGAAATATACCCGGGAGTTGGCCCAGAAAATTGCGGATTACGAAGGCGTAAAGCTAGAGAATGTATTAATGGATGCCGGTTCCGGACCTTTGTTGTTGGCCGCCGCCATGTATTACAGCAAAAAAGAAGGTTCTAATATTGTTTCCGGCGACCCCACCTACGCCAGCTTACCCCGCGACGCTTCTGATTTTAACACTACCTGGAACAAAGTGCCCTTAACCGCGGACTACAAGTTAGACCTGGACGCCATGGAAAAAAGGTAG
- a CDS encoding flavin monoamine oxidase family protein, with product MLDPDFYNVAEYTYELQMTMFQAVGGMDNIAKALEKKVAGSLKLGAEVKTVQNVPTGVKVIYKDKQGEHELTGDICICTLPLPVLSNIDHNFASDVSRAIDFVPYIQTGKIGLQFKRRFWEEDEQIYGGITHTNNELTQIFYPSYDYLSKKGILLGYYNFNEKAKMVGDLSMADREKLALEKGSLIHPQYKQEFETSFSVSWHKTKYNLGGWAVYNSEARKTLYPALLKPDQNVYFAGEHTTYLTAWMAGAFESARSVVASIHSRLAEQRVQYPVTSKG from the coding sequence TTGCTGGACCCGGATTTTTATAATGTAGCCGAGTACACCTATGAGCTGCAAATGACCATGTTCCAGGCCGTAGGCGGCATGGATAATATTGCCAAAGCCCTGGAAAAGAAAGTGGCGGGTTCCCTAAAGCTTGGAGCCGAGGTAAAAACCGTGCAAAATGTGCCCACCGGCGTAAAAGTTATTTATAAAGATAAACAAGGCGAGCACGAGTTAACCGGCGATATATGCATTTGCACTTTGCCCTTACCGGTGCTCAGTAACATTGATCATAATTTTGCTTCGGATGTGAGCCGCGCCATTGATTTTGTGCCTTACATCCAAACCGGCAAAATAGGCTTACAGTTTAAACGGCGCTTCTGGGAAGAAGACGAGCAGATTTACGGCGGCATTACGCACACCAACAACGAGCTTACCCAGATTTTTTACCCGTCGTACGATTACCTAAGTAAAAAAGGCATTCTGCTGGGGTATTATAACTTTAACGAGAAAGCCAAAATGGTCGGCGATTTATCCATGGCTGACCGGGAAAAACTGGCCCTGGAAAAAGGCAGCCTTATTCATCCGCAGTACAAACAAGAATTTGAAACCTCGTTTTCGGTAAGCTGGCACAAAACCAAATACAACCTGGGCGGCTGGGCCGTGTACAACAGCGAAGCCCGCAAAACCTTATATCCGGCGCTGCTCAAACCCGACCAAAACGTGTACTTCGCCGGCGAACACACTACCTATTTAACCGCCTGGATGGCCGGCGCTTTTGAATCGGCCCGCAGCGTGGTAGCTTCCATTCACTCCCGGTTAGCGGAGCAACGGGTACAATACCCAGTTACTTCTAAAGGCTAA
- a CDS encoding flavin monoamine oxidase family protein, translating to MLAGSAYPAMMALGLLPGAPAHAFNLSGDGKGKHVLILGGGLAGMTAAYELNKLGYRTTILEARTRAGGRVFSVRKGSTHQEGDGPVQTANFDNGLYYNAGPSRIPHHHQLTMHYCKELGVPLEVYNNVNEGTYYFSEGKGALSNKKVRAREIHNDMRGYMTELLAKALDQDKLDLALNKEDAAKVLEYLRAEGGLDIDKLYKASARRGYLESPGPVKSPGK from the coding sequence ATGCTTGCCGGAAGTGCTTATCCGGCTATGATGGCGCTCGGTTTATTGCCCGGTGCTCCGGCGCATGCTTTTAATTTATCCGGTGATGGTAAAGGCAAACACGTCCTGATTTTGGGTGGTGGTTTAGCCGGCATGACGGCTGCTTACGAGTTAAATAAATTAGGTTACCGCACTACTATTCTGGAAGCCCGAACCCGGGCCGGCGGTCGCGTATTTAGTGTCCGGAAAGGATCTACCCACCAGGAAGGAGACGGACCGGTGCAAACTGCTAATTTCGACAATGGCTTATATTATAATGCCGGCCCGTCGCGTATTCCGCATCACCACCAGCTCACCATGCATTATTGTAAAGAGTTAGGCGTACCGCTGGAGGTATATAATAATGTAAACGAAGGCACTTATTACTTCAGCGAAGGCAAAGGCGCTTTATCGAATAAAAAAGTACGCGCCCGCGAAATCCACAACGACATGCGCGGCTACATGACCGAGCTGCTCGCCAAAGCCCTGGACCAGGATAAACTGGATTTAGCTTTAAATAAGGAAGACGCCGCCAAAGTGCTGGAATACTTGCGCGCCGAAGGCGGCCTGGATATAGATAAGTTATACAAAGCTTCCGCACGCCGGGGTTACCTGGAATCGCCGGGGCCGGTGAAAAGTCCGGGAAAGTAG
- a CDS encoding RidA family protein — MKKCFYLSCAVVLLSATASFGQTAGTQPEKKIIKTDQAPLPVGPYSQGVLVDGFLFVAGQVGVNPQTRQLASQSFEAETDQVLKNLQAILKGAGMDFRHVVKTTIYLKDMGQFAKVNEVYGKYFTVEPPARETVQVSNLPSNANVEISVIAAMH; from the coding sequence ATGAAAAAGTGTTTTTACCTATCCTGCGCTGTTGTTTTGTTATCGGCTACGGCCAGCTTTGGACAAACCGCGGGCACCCAGCCCGAAAAGAAAATTATTAAAACCGACCAAGCTCCTCTACCAGTAGGGCCTTACAGCCAGGGCGTATTAGTAGATGGTTTTTTGTTTGTAGCGGGGCAAGTGGGCGTTAATCCGCAAACCCGCCAGTTAGCGTCGCAAAGTTTTGAAGCCGAAACCGACCAGGTGCTTAAAAATTTACAGGCGATATTAAAAGGAGCCGGCATGGATTTCCGGCACGTCGTTAAAACTACTATTTACTTAAAAGACATGGGCCAGTTCGCGAAAGTAAACGAGGTGTATGGTAAGTACTTTACCGTAGAGCCGCCCGCTCGTGAAACAGTGCAAGTATCTAATTTACCCAGCAACGCCAACGTAGAAATCTCGGTTATTGCCGCTATGCATTAG
- a CDS encoding aminotransferase class V-fold PLP-dependent enzyme, with product MPDNSNSRRNFVRKIGGLAGLLSVSPALVAWKTETGLIIPEVAAAEDVTRDEDYWSFIQQAYSVSPNIINLNNGGVSPQPIVVQDALDRYNRLSNEAPSYYMWRTLDEAREAVRMKLADLGGCSPEEIAINRNASEALETIIFGINLQRGDEVVLTKQDYPNVINAWKQREKRDGIILKFISLDLPIEDNQLIVSKFKAAFTPQTKAVMITHLMNWSGQILPAALISRAAKKHSPTIQVIIDGAHSFAHINYKIPDLEGDYYGTSLHKWLCSPFGTGMLYVKQARIKDLWPLLAPEDPQSPDIRKFERLGTRSFPTEMAIGHAINFHNTIGNERKQKRLHFLKNYWVEKCLNVPGFSTQTSLKPEFSGALCTFALKGMEPGQVASELFKRARIHTSATVWENISGVRITPHIYTPIKDLDRLVDTIHAIAKENVTAANRTSSK from the coding sequence ATGCCGGATAACTCAAATTCCAGAAGAAACTTTGTTCGAAAAATAGGTGGTTTGGCTGGTTTGCTGAGCGTTAGTCCGGCGTTGGTAGCCTGGAAAACCGAAACGGGTTTAATTATTCCGGAAGTTGCCGCGGCCGAAGATGTAACCCGCGACGAAGATTACTGGAGTTTTATTCAGCAAGCCTATTCGGTTTCGCCCAACATTATTAACCTGAACAACGGTGGGGTAAGTCCACAGCCTATTGTGGTGCAGGATGCCCTCGACCGGTATAACCGCCTGAGCAACGAAGCCCCCAGCTATTACATGTGGCGCACCTTAGACGAAGCCCGCGAAGCAGTCCGGATGAAATTAGCCGATCTGGGTGGTTGCTCGCCCGAAGAAATTGCCATTAACCGCAACGCCAGCGAAGCTCTGGAAACTATTATTTTCGGCATAAACCTGCAACGCGGCGACGAAGTGGTCCTGACTAAGCAAGACTACCCCAACGTGATTAACGCCTGGAAGCAACGCGAAAAGCGCGACGGCATAATTTTAAAATTTATCTCCCTGGACTTACCCATCGAGGATAATCAATTGATTGTTAGCAAATTTAAAGCAGCTTTTACGCCCCAAACTAAAGCCGTCATGATTACGCACCTGATGAACTGGTCGGGGCAAATTTTACCGGCGGCTTTGATTAGCCGGGCCGCTAAAAAACACAGTCCGACCATTCAAGTAATAATCGATGGGGCACATTCTTTTGCCCATATTAATTACAAAATTCCGGATTTAGAAGGCGATTACTACGGCACCAGCTTACACAAATGGCTTTGCTCGCCGTTTGGCACCGGCATGTTGTACGTAAAGCAAGCTCGTATCAAGGACTTATGGCCGCTCCTGGCGCCCGAAGATCCGCAAAGCCCCGATATTCGCAAGTTCGAACGGCTGGGTACCCGCTCTTTCCCGACCGAAATGGCGATTGGCCATGCCATCAATTTTCACAACACCATCGGGAACGAGCGCAAGCAGAAACGGCTGCATTTTTTAAAAAATTACTGGGTAGAGAAATGTCTGAACGTACCGGGTTTTTCCACGCAAACTTCCCTAAAACCCGAGTTTTCGGGAGCTTTATGTACTTTCGCCTTAAAAGGCATGGAGCCCGGGCAGGTAGCCAGCGAATTATTTAAACGCGCCCGCATTCATACGTCGGCCACGGTTTGGGAAAATATTAGTGGTGTGCGCATTACCCCGCACATATATACTCCCATTAAAGATTTAGACCGCTTAGTAGATACCATTCACGCCATTGCCAAAGAAAACGTGACCGCCGCTAACCGCACCAGCAGCAAATAA
- a CDS encoding FAD-dependent oxidoreductase: MHRRDFLLKSGALGLALAMGAGSCAPANNLYRGSATSAGSRRLPRVRISPDRVVKETVGLRPYRLLGPRLDVEMLGNKTIVHNYGHGGSGFSLSWGTGQIAANNAAATGKKEIAVIGCGIVGLTTARLLQEQGKTVTIYDKELWPKVTSSMATGTWSPAHLLCEDEHVTPEFKALWEQACTYSFRTYQNLLGLGDIVTWIDHFIIGGRTHKEEPKLHIKGQLPEPIELTRREHPFRAKEVVNQPNMVFNIPAYLRLLTDDFLKFGGKIQVQEFKTLEEVDALWEDCVVNCTGLGAKTLFNDQNLMPISGQLSFLIPQPEINYRLSTPNGYIIPRKDGLVLGGNAIRNNWNTTPNPEQTKIVIAALNDAMMGMRS, encoded by the coding sequence ATGCATAGAAGAGATTTTCTGTTAAAATCCGGGGCACTCGGGCTGGCTTTGGCCATGGGGGCTGGTTCTTGTGCGCCGGCCAATAATCTTTACCGCGGTAGCGCCACCAGTGCGGGCTCCCGGCGCTTGCCGCGCGTCCGGATTTCGCCGGACCGGGTCGTGAAAGAAACGGTAGGGCTGCGGCCTTACCGGCTTCTGGGTCCCCGGTTGGACGTAGAAATGCTGGGTAACAAAACCATTGTGCATAATTACGGGCACGGCGGCAGCGGCTTCTCGCTTTCCTGGGGCACCGGCCAGATTGCCGCCAATAACGCTGCGGCTACCGGTAAAAAAGAAATTGCGGTAATTGGCTGTGGCATTGTGGGGTTAACTACCGCCCGTTTGCTCCAAGAACAAGGCAAAACTGTCACCATTTACGACAAAGAATTATGGCCAAAAGTTACGTCCAGCATGGCTACCGGCACCTGGTCGCCGGCGCATTTGCTCTGCGAGGACGAGCACGTTACTCCAGAATTTAAAGCTTTGTGGGAGCAAGCCTGCACCTATTCTTTCCGGACGTACCAAAACCTGTTGGGTTTAGGCGATATTGTTACCTGGATCGATCATTTTATCATTGGCGGTCGCACGCACAAAGAAGAACCTAAACTGCACATTAAAGGACAATTGCCAGAACCCATCGAGCTAACCCGCCGTGAACACCCGTTCCGGGCCAAAGAAGTGGTGAACCAACCCAACATGGTTTTCAACATTCCGGCTTACCTGCGCCTGCTCACCGATGATTTTTTAAAATTTGGCGGCAAAATTCAAGTGCAGGAGTTTAAAACCCTGGAAGAGGTGGATGCTTTGTGGGAAGATTGCGTCGTAAACTGCACCGGCCTAGGTGCCAAAACCTTGTTCAACGACCAAAACTTAATGCCTATTTCGGGTCAATTATCTTTCCTGATTCCGCAACCCGAAATCAATTACCGCTTAAGCACGCCCAACGGGTATATTATTCCCCGGAAAGATGGTTTAGTGCTGGGCGGCAATGCGATTCGCAATAACTGGAACACGACTCCTAATCCGGAGCAAACTAAGATTGTAATTGCTGCATTAAATGATGCGATGATGGGAATGCGGAGTTAA